A single region of the Paraburkholderia sprentiae WSM5005 genome encodes:
- a CDS encoding glycosyltransferase family 4 protein yields MTLRVYATDIFSGDAVGNHCLGLARTASRLGLDVELYARFFDVSTAGVKPLEELFTSVTEDDVVLLSYSIFDPYLDKLLALNCRETICYFHGVTDPTLLRELEPPTAKLCEQALAQLPSLAGFDTIVANSHCTAASLAGALDVQAVKVVPPVFADMPVFEREIDPEIEGPRIPNLLMVGRVVPHKRIEDGISILALLKEHEFDATLSIVGSSPNYDYLKLLINHARRLGVLERVDFKGMLDDADLFECYETTDALLATSRHEGFCVPVLEAMRFGKPVFVRGGTAAEEISPADCVFPANADLSAWASAIAKRLGKSTARGRSDPAYVAHAGEVLQRASDAVWRELLANAGALRRKA; encoded by the coding sequence ATGACGCTGCGCGTATATGCTACGGACATTTTCTCTGGCGACGCCGTGGGCAATCACTGTCTGGGGCTTGCGCGGACGGCTTCGCGCCTCGGCCTCGACGTTGAGCTCTATGCCCGGTTCTTCGACGTGAGCACGGCGGGCGTCAAGCCGTTGGAGGAACTGTTCACCAGTGTGACCGAAGACGATGTAGTGCTGCTGTCCTACTCTATTTTCGACCCCTATCTCGATAAGCTACTCGCGCTGAACTGCCGGGAAACGATCTGTTATTTCCACGGTGTAACCGACCCGACGCTGTTGCGCGAACTCGAACCGCCCACCGCGAAGTTGTGCGAGCAGGCGCTCGCGCAATTACCGTCGCTCGCGGGCTTCGATACCATCGTGGCGAATTCGCATTGCACCGCCGCGAGTCTCGCCGGCGCGCTGGATGTCCAGGCGGTAAAGGTCGTTCCGCCGGTGTTTGCCGACATGCCGGTCTTCGAACGCGAAATCGACCCGGAAATCGAGGGTCCGCGCATTCCCAATCTGCTGATGGTTGGCCGCGTCGTCCCGCATAAACGTATCGAAGACGGCATCAGCATCCTCGCGTTGCTGAAAGAACACGAGTTCGATGCGACGCTCAGCATCGTCGGCAGTTCTCCGAATTACGATTACCTGAAGCTTCTCATCAACCACGCACGGCGGCTCGGTGTGCTGGAGCGCGTCGATTTCAAGGGCATGCTCGACGACGCGGACCTGTTCGAGTGCTACGAAACCACCGATGCGCTGCTCGCGACCAGCCGTCATGAAGGCTTCTGCGTGCCGGTCCTCGAAGCGATGCGTTTCGGCAAGCCTGTCTTCGTCCGCGGCGGCACCGCGGCCGAAGAAATCAGCCCAGCGGACTGCGTATTCCCTGCCAATGCGGATCTGTCCGCGTGGGCGTCGGCCATTGCGAAACGCCTCGGCAAATCCACCGCGCGCGGCCGCAGCGATCCGGCGTATGTCGCGCATGCCGGTGAAGTACTTCAGCGCGCAAGCGATGCCGTCTGGCGAGAACTGCTTGCCAACGCCGGCGCACTGCGGAGAAAAGCATGA
- a CDS encoding glycosyltransferase family 4 protein, whose product MKFRADLASFNSKALDDRITLYFWWEMTARETYPDFEWVLRQEDLQYLYQLDNESLIQRHPRAVTFWLGSTAPSVLDAMHLSETMLTRQTVLEEAGLQLPKLVKMIVDTREDLSKAFDLGTLTGYLNCLNWWEAHGQQACPRLTWSAPAAWPKLLETIDASGTVAMPLPRFLALITAERPDLRGAFDLNSFSGRLSCLDWWQQHGFREYPRIKWSQPPIGGVMLEPAESASHEAPRIPNFLALLIQERPDLQAAFGPPNFTGRLSALSWWLEHGQFQYRIIKWIPPGMPEAFQMEWGSHPDWLPVPRFLRLILDERPDLRKFCGLDSFIGRLNALSWWVEHGQRQYPVIRWDAGAMPEELFGMEPGAHCALPLIPRFLNLIWNERPDLQAAFDLDRFGARLNYLSWWDRDGHNEYHAIKWSAVGLDQALARMDDEDVPRESLLPRFLDMIASERPDLQAAYDIDTEAGREQLVRWWNEFGDHEYPLLESLKVDWSVSTVPARSAEPPRYHAHVEHEYDYGVNVVGFPQGVLGLGEDARMAARVLQMNSTPVTLINAPMAGPAKLDSSVDHLLSDELKYRISLFCLPAPEMVRLALEGGRKLIDAPTHKIGAWPWELPHWPGAFGKVHQMVDEIWAQSRFVQSVYSRLGDTPVYRMPMAVDVPAPLNPERARFGLPSNEFLFYLMFDGNSWLSRKNPLAGVQAFKQAFGDSSPGVGLVIKAMNVRDDDSVWRAVCDMASGDSRIHIVSERLSRQDSIDFMACCDAYISLHRSEGFGRVIAEAMVLGQPVVVTNFSGNVDFCEPGTAFLVDGDLVPLRPGDYLFPEGQYWCDPDVALAAEQLQRVIDDTPLRERIAQAGRDRIVRDYSVGAVARAYAQRLAEIKKGKSR is encoded by the coding sequence ATGAAGTTCAGAGCCGATCTCGCGAGTTTCAATTCAAAAGCGCTGGACGACCGGATAACGCTTTACTTCTGGTGGGAAATGACCGCGCGCGAGACGTATCCCGACTTCGAATGGGTGCTTCGCCAGGAAGACCTCCAGTATCTGTATCAGCTCGATAACGAGTCGCTGATCCAGCGGCATCCGCGCGCGGTGACCTTCTGGCTTGGCTCGACCGCGCCAAGCGTACTCGACGCGATGCATCTGTCGGAGACCATGCTCACGCGGCAGACGGTGCTCGAAGAGGCCGGGCTGCAGCTGCCGAAGCTGGTCAAGATGATCGTCGATACGCGGGAAGACCTGTCCAAAGCGTTCGATCTCGGCACGCTTACCGGCTATCTGAATTGCCTGAACTGGTGGGAAGCGCACGGCCAGCAAGCTTGCCCGAGACTGACGTGGAGTGCGCCCGCCGCATGGCCCAAGCTGCTCGAAACGATCGATGCGTCGGGTACGGTCGCCATGCCCCTGCCTCGCTTTCTTGCACTGATCACCGCCGAGCGGCCCGACCTGCGCGGTGCATTCGACCTGAATTCGTTTTCGGGCCGGTTGTCCTGTCTCGACTGGTGGCAACAGCACGGCTTTCGCGAGTATCCGCGGATCAAATGGTCGCAACCGCCGATCGGCGGTGTCATGCTCGAGCCGGCGGAATCCGCCAGCCACGAAGCGCCGCGCATCCCCAATTTCCTCGCGCTACTCATCCAGGAGCGGCCGGATCTGCAGGCCGCCTTTGGCCCACCGAACTTCACCGGCAGGCTCAGTGCGCTGTCATGGTGGCTCGAACACGGACAATTCCAGTACCGGATCATCAAGTGGATACCGCCGGGCATGCCGGAGGCTTTCCAGATGGAATGGGGCTCGCATCCCGATTGGCTGCCCGTGCCGCGGTTCCTTCGGCTGATCCTCGACGAGCGGCCGGATTTGCGGAAGTTCTGCGGGCTGGACAGTTTCATTGGCCGTCTCAACGCGCTGTCGTGGTGGGTCGAGCACGGGCAGCGTCAATACCCGGTCATTCGCTGGGACGCCGGGGCAATGCCCGAGGAGCTGTTCGGCATGGAGCCGGGCGCGCATTGCGCGCTGCCGCTCATTCCGCGCTTCCTGAATCTGATCTGGAACGAGCGGCCCGATCTGCAGGCCGCGTTCGATCTGGACCGCTTCGGCGCACGCCTGAATTACCTGTCGTGGTGGGACCGGGACGGCCACAACGAATACCACGCGATCAAATGGTCCGCCGTCGGACTCGACCAAGCCCTCGCTCGCATGGACGACGAGGATGTGCCGCGCGAGTCGCTGCTGCCGCGGTTCCTCGACATGATCGCCAGCGAGCGCCCCGACCTGCAAGCCGCGTACGACATCGACACCGAGGCTGGCCGGGAGCAGCTCGTACGCTGGTGGAATGAGTTCGGCGATCATGAGTATCCCCTTCTCGAGTCGCTGAAGGTCGACTGGTCCGTCAGCACCGTTCCGGCAAGATCGGCCGAACCGCCTCGCTACCACGCGCATGTCGAACATGAATACGACTACGGTGTGAACGTCGTCGGCTTCCCGCAAGGGGTACTGGGTCTCGGCGAAGATGCGCGCATGGCCGCGCGCGTTCTGCAGATGAACTCGACGCCCGTGACGCTTATCAATGCACCCATGGCTGGGCCCGCCAAGCTCGATTCGTCGGTCGATCACCTGCTGAGCGACGAGTTGAAGTACCGCATCAGCCTGTTCTGTCTGCCGGCTCCGGAAATGGTGCGTCTCGCGCTGGAAGGCGGCCGCAAACTGATCGACGCGCCCACCCACAAGATCGGCGCGTGGCCGTGGGAATTGCCCCACTGGCCTGGCGCGTTCGGCAAGGTGCATCAAATGGTCGACGAGATCTGGGCGCAGAGCAGGTTCGTCCAGAGCGTCTACAGCCGGCTCGGCGACACGCCCGTCTATCGCATGCCGATGGCGGTCGACGTGCCCGCGCCGCTCAATCCCGAGCGGGCCCGCTTCGGCCTGCCGTCGAACGAGTTTCTGTTCTACCTGATGTTCGACGGCAATTCGTGGCTGAGCCGCAAAAACCCGCTCGCCGGCGTGCAGGCGTTCAAGCAGGCGTTCGGCGACAGCTCGCCCGGCGTGGGGCTCGTCATCAAGGCGATGAACGTGCGCGACGACGATTCGGTGTGGCGTGCCGTCTGTGACATGGCCTCTGGCGACAGCCGTATCCATATCGTCTCGGAGCGCCTGAGCCGGCAGGACTCGATCGACTTCATGGCCTGCTGCGACGCCTATATTTCACTGCATCGCAGCGAAGGGTTCGGACGCGTGATTGCCGAAGCGATGGTGTTGGGCCAACCTGTCGTCGTCACGAACTTTTCCGGCAACGTCGACTTCTGCGAACCCGGGACCGCCTTCCTCGTGGATGGCGATCTCGTCCCGCTGCGCCCGGGCGACTACCTGTTTCCCGAAGGCCAATACTGGTGCGACCCGGACGTAGCGCTCGCGGCCGAGCAGTTGCAGCGCGTGATAGACGATACCCCGCTGCGCGAACGCATCGCGCAGGCGGGCCGCGATCGCATTGTTCGCGACTATTCGGTCGGAGCGGTCGCACGTGCGTACGCGCAGCGGCTGGCCGAAATCAAGAAGGGGAAGAGCAGATGA
- a CDS encoding glycosyltransferase: MKVLFATYPMAFHTPGGGEIQLLAYRKHLPAHGVDVTLFDPWKPRFLEHDVVHFFSCVGGSVHFCNFVKQLGLPLVVSSSLWVTEQTKHLYPIGEIHHQFSLADRVIANSEIECDTLARIFDLPREKFASVLNGVEQSFYEPAAPELFRRESRIEGRFILNVGNIEPRKNQLALIRAIKSFPELKLVLIGHQRNPEYAKACFEEGGQQVVYAGTLPHDSPLLRSAYAACEAFVLPSTLETPGLAALEAHAAGARIAVTKVGSTEEYFAQHVAYLDPFDVDSITGSIRAALAQPRGAAAAPTRDLTWQAVLSPLKDLYDSLLTK, encoded by the coding sequence ATGAAAGTGCTGTTCGCCACCTACCCGATGGCTTTCCATACCCCCGGCGGCGGAGAAATCCAGTTGCTTGCGTATCGCAAGCACCTGCCCGCGCATGGCGTGGACGTCACGCTGTTCGATCCGTGGAAGCCGCGTTTTCTTGAACACGACGTGGTGCATTTCTTCTCGTGCGTCGGCGGCTCCGTGCACTTCTGCAACTTCGTCAAGCAACTCGGCTTGCCGCTCGTCGTGTCGTCGAGCCTGTGGGTGACCGAGCAAACAAAGCATCTGTACCCGATCGGCGAAATCCATCATCAGTTTTCTCTCGCGGACCGCGTGATCGCAAACTCCGAGATCGAGTGCGACACGCTCGCGCGCATCTTCGACCTGCCGCGCGAGAAATTCGCGAGCGTGTTGAACGGCGTCGAACAGAGCTTTTACGAGCCGGCCGCACCGGAGCTGTTCCGCCGTGAATCCCGCATCGAGGGCCGCTTCATCCTGAACGTCGGCAACATCGAGCCGCGCAAGAACCAGCTCGCGCTGATCCGGGCGATAAAGTCGTTCCCCGAACTGAAGCTCGTGCTGATCGGCCATCAGCGCAATCCCGAATACGCGAAGGCGTGCTTCGAGGAAGGCGGCCAGCAGGTCGTCTACGCGGGCACGCTGCCCCACGACTCGCCGCTGCTGCGCTCGGCCTACGCGGCCTGCGAAGCGTTCGTGCTGCCGAGCACGCTCGAAACGCCCGGGCTCGCCGCGCTCGAAGCCCACGCCGCCGGCGCGCGCATCGCGGTGACAAAAGTTGGCTCTACCGAAGAATATTTCGCGCAGCATGTCGCCTACCTGGATCCGTTCGACGTCGACAGCATCACCGGATCGATCCGCGCGGCGCTCGCGCAACCGCGCGGCGCCGCCGCGGCCCCGACGCGAGATCTGACCTGGCAGGCCGTCCTGTCGCCCTTGAAAGACCTCTACGATTCCCTGCTGACAAAATGA
- a CDS encoding glycosyltransferase family 2 protein, protein MKNLVKTFELRPLNNVEASSNPEFAWRATNNDPQFELTGSESLSRCAARVSFELKTDAGAASSCMLYLDAGSGMSEHSAIVLHVDANGKVEQDVAFPELAGPVRFDPIALPASFSVYDLKIELLDETECSPELLARARRMAAWRGGPLLPTAPIVGESYQEWLDVHEPPASIYPQLRERSTMFALRPKLSILMPTYNTPEKWLRKALDSVIDQVYENWEICVADDCSTKPEVRVVLDEYVARYPDRIKVAYRTTNGHISESSNTALELVSGEFVGLLDHDDELHPLALYCMVETINAHPDAALIYSDEDKVSEEGARSEPYFKSDFNYDLFLGQNMISHFGVYRTSVIREIGGFRTGFEGSQDYDLALRVLDRAGPNAIYHVPRPLYHWRIIPESTASGHEAKPYAHIAAMKAIDEHLARNQINAHVIHAPGTHAFNKVVYALPDALPSVEIIVPTRDSADLVEQCVESVRKKSSYSNFRITIIDNGSVKQETHDLFARLQTDERIKVVRDDSPFNYSALNNRVALASTADFVCLMNNDIEVINADWLEEMVSVGLQKDVGAVGAKLLYPDDTIQHAGVVLGVGGIASHAHKHFPNTLAGYFARARLRNAMSAVTAACLLIRQSIYKEVGGLDEDLHVAYNDIDFCLRVRKAGYRNVFTPYAELYHHESATRGAEDTPEKISRFSQESELVRQRWGDLLLNDPCYSPNLTLNADDFSFAWPSRVAHLG, encoded by the coding sequence ATGAAGAACCTCGTCAAGACCTTCGAACTTCGTCCTCTGAACAACGTCGAGGCTTCCTCGAATCCTGAATTCGCGTGGCGGGCGACCAACAACGATCCGCAGTTCGAACTGACGGGCTCGGAATCGCTATCGAGGTGCGCGGCGCGTGTTTCGTTCGAACTCAAAACCGACGCGGGCGCCGCGTCGAGCTGCATGCTTTACCTCGACGCGGGTTCGGGCATGTCCGAGCACAGCGCGATCGTCCTGCACGTCGACGCTAACGGCAAGGTCGAACAGGACGTCGCGTTCCCGGAACTTGCCGGACCGGTCCGGTTCGACCCGATCGCGCTGCCCGCCTCGTTCTCCGTATACGACCTGAAGATCGAACTGCTCGACGAGACGGAATGTTCGCCGGAGTTGCTGGCGCGCGCACGTCGGATGGCGGCGTGGCGTGGCGGCCCGTTGCTGCCGACCGCGCCGATCGTCGGCGAGTCCTATCAGGAATGGCTCGACGTTCACGAGCCGCCGGCTTCCATCTATCCGCAACTGCGCGAACGCTCGACAATGTTCGCGTTGCGGCCGAAGCTCAGCATTCTGATGCCGACGTACAACACGCCGGAGAAATGGCTGCGCAAGGCCCTCGACTCCGTGATCGATCAGGTCTACGAGAACTGGGAAATCTGCGTCGCCGACGACTGCTCGACGAAGCCTGAGGTCAGAGTCGTGCTGGATGAATACGTGGCCCGCTATCCGGACCGGATCAAGGTCGCCTATCGCACGACGAACGGCCACATCAGCGAATCGAGCAATACGGCGCTCGAGCTGGTGAGCGGCGAATTCGTCGGCTTGCTCGACCACGACGACGAACTGCATCCGCTCGCGCTGTACTGCATGGTCGAAACGATCAACGCGCATCCGGACGCGGCACTGATCTATAGCGACGAAGACAAGGTGTCGGAGGAAGGCGCCCGATCGGAGCCTTACTTCAAATCGGACTTCAACTACGACCTGTTTCTCGGGCAGAACATGATCTCGCACTTCGGCGTGTACCGCACGTCGGTGATCAGGGAGATCGGCGGTTTCCGTACCGGCTTCGAAGGCTCGCAGGACTATGATCTCGCGCTGCGCGTGCTCGATCGGGCCGGACCCAACGCGATCTATCACGTGCCGCGTCCGCTCTATCACTGGCGCATCATTCCCGAAAGCACGGCGAGTGGCCATGAAGCCAAGCCGTACGCGCATATCGCGGCGATGAAAGCGATCGACGAGCATCTCGCACGCAACCAGATCAACGCGCATGTGATCCACGCGCCGGGCACGCACGCGTTCAACAAGGTCGTCTATGCGCTGCCGGACGCGCTGCCTTCGGTCGAAATCATTGTCCCGACGCGCGACTCCGCGGATCTGGTCGAACAATGTGTCGAATCGGTGCGCAAGAAGTCCAGCTATTCGAATTTCCGCATCACGATTATCGACAACGGTTCGGTGAAGCAGGAAACGCACGACCTGTTCGCGCGTCTGCAGACCGACGAGCGCATCAAGGTCGTGCGCGACGACTCGCCGTTCAACTACTCGGCGCTGAACAATCGCGTCGCGCTTGCAAGCACGGCGGACTTCGTCTGTCTGATGAACAACGACATCGAAGTGATCAACGCCGACTGGCTCGAAGAAATGGTTTCAGTGGGCTTGCAGAAGGACGTGGGCGCGGTGGGCGCGAAGCTGCTTTACCCCGACGATACGATCCAGCACGCCGGTGTCGTGCTCGGCGTGGGCGGCATCGCAAGTCACGCGCATAAGCACTTCCCCAACACGCTGGCGGGCTATTTCGCGCGCGCGCGTCTGCGCAATGCAATGAGCGCCGTGACGGCGGCCTGTCTGCTGATCCGCCAGTCGATCTACAAGGAAGTCGGCGGCCTCGACGAGGATCTGCACGTCGCCTACAACGACATCGATTTCTGCCTGCGCGTGCGCAAGGCCGGCTATCGCAACGTGTTCACGCCTTATGCGGAGCTGTATCACCACGAGTCGGCCACGCGCGGTGCCGAAGACACGCCCGAGAAAATCAGCCGCTTCAGTCAGGAATCGGAACTGGTGCGGCAACGCTGGGGCGATCTCCTGTTGAATGACCCTTGCTACTCGCCGAATCTGACGCTAAACGCGGACGACTTTTCTTTCGCCTGGCCTTCAAGGGTCGCACATCTTGGGTAA